A segment of the Pseudarthrobacter defluvii genome:
CCCCTAAGTGTACACGCACGTCCTTTGGCGTCCACAGAAAACGCCGTGCTTCCTCCGCGTCGCCGACGCGTAAACCGCAGCCAGGAGACGACTTCAGCCGTCGTGCTGGCCGCCGTGCCGGCGGGCATGGTCCGCGCAGCCCACGGGCGGCAAACCATGGCAGCCCTCCTGCGGCACGAGAAGTTCGCCCTGTCCAACCGCAATGGCCGGGCGACCATCGTCTCCGTACTCCGTGCCCTGATCGACCGTGCCGATTACGAGAGCATGACGAGCCGACCAGGCTGGGAAGCCCTTATTAAGGCCACGGGGACGTCCAGGACGACCGTCGCCCGGGTCCTTCGACTACTGGCCGCCTGGGGCCTGATCGGCCGCGTAGCGTCCGGCAGGCAGGCCAAGTACGCCGCCGCCGGCCCGGACGGCGAACGCATTAACGAAGCAGCCGTCTATGTTCTGTGCGCACCGTCGCCGCTGGCGCTTGTTCATAAAGTTGGCACCCCTCCCGCCCTAGGCGGTTCTCACCTTAGAAAGAAAGAAATAACCCATGCACGCGCGCGAGAAAAAAACTCACTAAATGACGTGGCTCCGCCACGGCTCATTCCTGCAGGCGCCGCAAGCGGCGCACCTGCCACCCAGGTGCCATGGCGTCCAGAACTGCTATGGCCAGCCCACCGGACGCCAAAACGCCAAGTACAACGTGTGGCCGCCGCGTCCGAGATCCGCTACCGGAGCTTTCCCCTGCGTTGCATGACGGCCAAGGACGTCGCCAGCTCCTGCCGGGACTTTTTCCTGGCAGGATGGACCGTCGCAGACATTCTGCACGCCCTCGACTGGCGGCCTGACGGCACGCTGTGGCCCCACAGCGGTGCACCGGACACCAAAGAAGCCTGGCGGATGCGCGGCTGGCTGAGGCACCGCCTCAACGCCTGGCGCACCGAGGCCGGCGAGCCGCTGCGCTCCCGCGACCAGCAGGCAGCGGCTCGCGCAGCTGCTCTCCACCGCGAACAGGAGGCCCAGCACCGACGGATCCTGGAACGCCAGGCCGAACATGCAGCCCAGCTGGACGCCGGCGACTCCCCCGCCAAGGTCACCGCTATTGCGAAAATCCGCGCCATGTTCGACGCCAACAAGCGCCCCAGTGCCGGCCGGCGCGCGGCCGCGAAGCCGAACCGACCGGGTCCCCTCGATGGGTAGCCTCTCCCCCACATGTGCACAGCAAAAGCTCTACCCTCCGGGCTTTTCCTGCACACATGATGGACGACAGGAACCAACCGACCGCCTGCACACAACCGCCCAGGTCACCACGCCCAGGAACCCCACCCAACACAACCGGCGAATGTGCACAGCCTCCTGCAGTCGGCACTAGACT
Coding sequences within it:
- a CDS encoding GntR family transcriptional regulator, whose product is MLPPRRRRVNRSQETTSAVVLAAVPAGMVRAAHGRQTMAALLRHEKFALSNRNGRATIVSVLRALIDRADYESMTSRPGWEALIKATGTSRTTVARVLRLLAAWGLIGRVASGRQAKYAAAGPDGERINEAAVYVLCAPSPLALVHKVGTPPALGGSHLRKKEITHARAREKNSLNDVAPPRLIPAGAASGAPATQVPWRPELLWPAHRTPKRQVQRVAAASEIRYRSFPLRCMTAKDVASSCRDFFLAGWTVADILHALDWRPDGTLWPHSGAPDTKEAWRMRGWLRHRLNAWRTEAGEPLRSRDQQAAARAAALHREQEAQHRRILERQAEHAAQLDAGDSPAKVTAIAKIRAMFDANKRPSAGRRAAAKPNRPGPLDG